One window of the Candidatus Binatus sp. genome contains the following:
- a CDS encoding septum formation initiator family protein, whose translation MRREWLSLIFGAVLVLLTVNVLVEPSGPSDLLALQRHRAELEARQANLAAENATFRTNVQKLRSDDRYLQTLIRRELGYARPDELVYKFTGNRDSSSR comes from the coding sequence ATGCGCCGCGAATGGCTCAGCCTAATCTTCGGCGCGGTCCTCGTCCTGCTCACGGTCAACGTTTTGGTGGAGCCGTCGGGTCCGTCGGACCTGCTGGCGCTCCAGCGGCATCGCGCTGAACTGGAAGCCCGGCAGGCGAATCTGGCCGCCGAGAACGCTACATTCAGAACGAACGTTCAGAAGCTTCGTTCAGACGATCGGTACCTGCAAACATTGATTCGGCGGGAGCTTGGATATGCGCGCCCCGACGAGTTGGTGTACAAGTTCACCGGCAATCGCGATAGTTCATCGCGCTGA